The proteins below are encoded in one region of Ferroplasma acidiphilum:
- the fabG gene encoding 3-oxoacyl-ACP reductase FabG, protein MSGKIVITGSNRGIGRSIAEKMASEKYGIIMVDYDNAVLDSAKSLNSRYGNVEGIKCDVSSYDACVEAFSTIDKKEIYGIVNNAGINRDALFKNMSFDQWDAVIKTDLYSMFNVTKQFVDSMIENLSGRIVNISSASWNGNVGQANYSSAKAGVIGFTKTLSRELGRYNITSNAIVPGFIKTPMTDQMPEKIKEKFIEKIPLKRMGSGDDVANAVSFLMKEDSNYVNGILLEVGGGMSL, encoded by the coding sequence ATGTCAGGCAAAATTGTAATAACCGGGTCTAACAGGGGAATAGGGCGATCAATAGCAGAAAAAATGGCATCAGAAAAATATGGAATTATTATGGTTGACTATGATAATGCCGTACTTGATTCGGCTAAGTCGCTGAATTCCCGATATGGCAATGTTGAAGGGATAAAATGTGACGTATCAAGTTATGATGCCTGCGTTGAGGCTTTTTCAACAATAGATAAAAAAGAGATATACGGCATAGTAAACAATGCTGGCATAAACAGAGATGCCCTATTCAAAAATATGTCATTTGATCAGTGGGACGCCGTAATAAAAACTGATCTTTACAGCATGTTCAACGTTACAAAGCAATTTGTTGATTCAATGATTGAAAATCTAAGTGGAAGAATAGTAAATATTTCTTCTGCAAGCTGGAACGGAAACGTAGGGCAGGCCAATTACTCATCTGCGAAGGCAGGAGTTATCGGGTTTACTAAAACGCTTTCACGTGAACTGGGCAGGTATAATATAACATCAAATGCCATTGTTCCGGGATTCATAAAAACTCCGATGACAGACCAGATGCCTGAAAAAATAAAGGAAAAGTTTATTGAAAAAATTCCATTAAAACGTATGGGCTCCGGTGATGATGTGGCAAACGCTGTTTCATTCTTGATGAAAGAGGATAGCAATTATGTCAACGGAATTTTACTTGAAGTAGGTGGAGGAATGTCCCTGTGA